DNA from Chelonia mydas isolate rCheMyd1 chromosome 3, rCheMyd1.pri.v2, whole genome shotgun sequence:
TAGGACTAGGAGCCCCTCTAGAAGGAGATAACATGAAAcaatttaggtcctgatcctggaaATACTTGAGCATATgcataactttatgcatgtgtgtaagtctttcCAGGACTGGGGCCTTCAACAATAAAATCCATGGGGCAGGTACCATATCTTCTATGCATTGTACAGTGGTGGACACACTATAGTATACAATGAAAGAAGTGAGTTCGTTTTGTGGTTAGAGACCACactcctattcccagctctaccactaacttgctgtgtgactttggtgaAATGAAGTATTGAGAGGTTGAGACTGACTCAATCTATTACTTATTTACTGTGAGGCTTCATTGATAAATGCTGTAAGGTGATTCGAGCGCCTTCGATGCAAGAGACTAAAGAACTGCAAATATTATTATGAAATTGAATCCTTAAATTGTACTGCCTGACTATGCTGAATTTCTCTGATCATTTCTGCTTAATTAGGTCCTTAGTGAGTAAAACAAAATCTTGTAATTACAAACCACAGCCAAGACTATTTTAAAAGTGAAGGTACAAGGCCTGATTCACTGTTGCTCTGCAGCTTGCATAGTCACTGACACCATTTGCAAAGTGAATGCAATCAGATTGGAGGTATTTTAGACTCAATTTGCCCTAATACAAGTGACTGTACAGGGTGCAGTGCAGTGGTGTATTAGGCCCCTAGGTAAACGAGTCTATGATTTAACTGCAGTGATGACAAGTTAATTGCATAGTTGGTGCACATTGTTTTGAAGACAGTACATTATAATTCTATTGGAAACAATAGTAACTGCATGTTGCTATAATTTATCCCTGTTGTCGTTTCCTGTTAATTTGTCacacttgtgtgttttgtttatttgaaacTGTAGTTGTATATTTTGTAGTCTGATAGCACACCACATAATGCATTAAAGGAAAAATCACTACACTGCAACAAAATCAAAGTTCTGTCTCAATCAAAATCCTATTGATATGCAATTTGACTCAAATTAATTTTACTTGCTATTTTCAACTACACACACTAAACAGATTAGAAGATATTTAGCATTGAAAGTTATGAAGTTATAACTAATTTTTTTGTTAGTGACTGACCCATGCAAACctttcttcattttaaataaaattagcatATTTAGCTCCTTTAAACCACCATCCTCAAGCAAGTTCAGCATAAAGGAAATATAGTACCACTGTCTACATCTTCTGCTAGCTGTACTGTGAGCAGTAATAGCATAGTTTTGGCAATCAGTCTTAGCTGTCAGATGCCCAGCTGTTCTGTTTGGATGTGGTCAAGTTATCACATCACAAGAAAAGTCAGcacactgagtcctacttctgcTTCCCTTATCCGCCTAtatgctctgctgctgctgcttggtgcTATGAACGTTTGTTATTACATCATTCGTCAAACATCGTATTCACTAAAGATCCTTTCATTGATGGTGTGGACAAGGAGAGGGGAAGTGGGGAAGCAAAAGACTAGCTATCCCTTCTTCCCAGTGCAATTTTCCCATCctcaaattttcatttaaaatttggaAAGAATTTAAAATGCTAATCTCTGTCTTAAATTCTCAATACATTCTTCAATTCCCTGGCTGTCTGTATGTTTCTAAAAGTAAGTGGAGTCAAAATAATAACAAGTTTGTATTCTTATAATATAGAACCTAAGGGGAGAGAGCAGTTCTTGTTTCAGCAAACCTCACATGGTTCTGCCAATGCACGCTGATTCTGCCCTGCAACATTCCATTTATGACAGCTCCTAGCTTTTCCTGAGCAGAGACTGTCCATTAAGATAAATTATGTGATTGCTTTATTATGTGGACAAACAACCAGCAGCAAGCAGGGTGAAACCACAATTAAATTTCTACTGGTGACCAATAATAAGCAGAGTTAGAATGTGGACTTTGCCAGAAGTATACACTATAAGGTTGTTAAACCACTGCATCAGCAATCCCCATTGTGAGTGCCATTTTTCTGGACAAGACGGTTAGTGGTGTAAGAAATGTCTTATAGCCCATGACATTACCCCATTTCCCCCTCTATTATCCTCATTCTCAATTCCCTGCACaatgacaaaatgttttttctgacTCAGGAGAATAGGACACACATTTCTGTGCAATCTCTTGATGCTGATACGAAAGTGACTAGAAGAGTCACTATAGTGTGATGCAATACACTCTCTTGCATTAGGGACTGAGCACTTTACCCTCACAGTACTACCAACTGAGGAAGGATGTATCATGAATAGGTCCCAAACTATGATCTTGTACGCAATGACTACGTTgtacttctatagcacctttcatctgccactcttaaagcactttataaaccttTAAGCCTCAATATGTGCTTTGAAGTAGTTAGATTATTATGTACTCTTTTTACAAATGAGTAAACAGGTACAAAGAGGTTAAGACTTTACCCCAAGTTCACACAGGTGGAAGAGAAACCAAGGTCCCTGActtccagccctcctgctctGCTACTACTAGATAAAAAGATTACATCTCAGACAGATAGGTAGCCACAACAATTGTTTGAAACAGGAAAAAGGAAACATaacttttataataaaaatgttttaaaatttaaatatggTGTGGGAGCATTGGTCAGAGAAATTATTGATCATGGCAGAAGTTATTTCATCTCCCCCGGAGAACATATATCCCTCATCGATGGTGTTTTTCAGCTGGATATTGGGTGGTTGTTTCTGTATGTTGGATTGCATTTCATATTTGGAGTTGAAGAAGATTCATTGAAGGAGGGATATTATTCCCGTTAATATGAAATTATAGGGAAATTTTAAGCTCTCTCTCGTCAAAATGTTTGCTGTTTGACAGCAAGGGAAGCTTATAGCATATAGTCCATGTTTCTAGAGTTACATGGTTACAGAATGGAGGCTGCAGAGGGCAGCACTTCCTGACTCATGAACTTCTCTAAGTCCACATGGGGGTCATCAAGGTCTAGGCAAAGGAACTTTTCCACCAGAGACTTGCATCTCTCTAGCTGGCTCCCTTTGGATGGATGATCAATACGTCTAATAGGTTTTCCATTTCGGATAAGCTCTGATACCTCCACTCCTCGTGCAATCACTTTGGGTGGCACCCCAGCCAACGCAGCAATATTGGCAGCATGGCTAACAGTGGACACCCCCTCCTTGAGCTGATAGAAGAATATTAACTCATCTCCATCTTCGTGGGTCTCCATTGTCAGGTACTGCACAAGAGGGGTGTCAGGAAGGAGCTTCAGCTGCACCAAGCTGTGAAAATTAGTGGAGACAAAGACCTGTGGGCACTGGGTTCCCTGGTTGAGCCAGTGCCTCAGCACAGCGACCAGAAGGGAGAGGCCATCCACTGTGTTGGTCCCTTTGCCAAACTCATCAATAAGTACCAAGGACCTCTCAGTGGCGTTGTTCACTGCTTTGGCAACCTGGTTGAGATCAATCATGAAAGTTGAGAGTCCCACAGATACTGATTCCCTGCTGTGAATCCTGGTGTAAATCCCATCAACTGCCCCAATCTCAGCCTCTGCAGCAGGGACATAGCTGCCGATTAGGGCCATGAATGTTATAAGGCCCACCATTTTTAAGTATACACTCTTCCCAGATGAGTTGGGCCCTGTAAGGATCTTTATTCGCCCATTAGCCTCACCACTGTCCACAGGATTGGGCACAAAAGTCTTTGCACATAGCTCCATGAGTGGATGCCTGCCATCCTTGATGTGGATGCCATGGCGGTGGGTAAAGCACGGACGGCTGTAGCTATTCTCTCGAGCCATCACTGCCAGAGCTAGGAGCACATCTAGGTGCGCTGTGTATTCAATCACATTGTTAAGCACTGCTGACTTCTCCAAGATCTTTGTCTGCATCTGGTGCATGATAAGTGTTTCCTGGTCTCTGATCTCACAGTGCAGGTCACCCAGAATGCTGTCTAGTTCCTTTGTCCTAGCACTTCTATAATGCAGTTTGTCCTCTGACAAGAACATGAAGTCCAGGCCTTCAATCTCAAAGTCACTCTTGTCCACCATTGTGGGCAGCCGTGGAATGGAAAGCAGGAATCCAATTAAGGGAATATAGATGACACAACAGGAAGGAATCCGATTGTCCAGGGTCTCCAATTCCTTCCGTGCCACCTCTGTGAGGAAGT
Protein-coding regions in this window:
- the MSH5 gene encoding mutS protein homolog 5 isoform X1 encodes the protein MSTTASLNTHCLPPPLPGPEQEEEQEQPQIYMCVLWYAGLLGITYYDTGDCSVYFMPDMPDNEDLKLLQKVIDEVLPRCIVTSAKQDHNIAKFLTNMGAATGDVDKPEIVLFPNMDFGLEVSKQRILSRQFPFIPSHMTATEKILYLSSIIPFESPLMVRALGGLLKFLDRRRIGVELEDSTIGVPILAFKKFVLMDIVNMDQDTFCVLQIFKSEVHPSVYKLSSGLKEGLSLYGILNRCRCKWGEKLMRLWLMRPTRNLTELNKRLDVIQFFLLAQNHETVLTLQDCLKNIKNVPQILRRMNLSHTKVSDWQALYKTVYSAVCLRDTCRSLPSSIELFQTISQVFTDDLHYIASLISKVVDFESSISENRFTVRPNVDSTIDEKKRKLMGLSDFLTEVARKELETLDNRIPSCCVIYIPLIGFLLSIPRLPTMVDKSDFEIEGLDFMFLSEDKLHYRSARTKELDSILGDLHCEIRDQETLIMHQMQTKILEKSAVLNNVIEYTAHLDVLLALAVMARENSYSRPCFTHRHGIHIKDGRHPLMELCAKTFVPNPVDSGEANGRIKILTGPNSSGKSVYLKMVGLITFMALIGSYVPAAEAEIGAVDGIYTRIHSRESVSVGLSTFMIDLNQVAKAVNNATERSLVLIDEFGKGTNTVDGLSLLVAVLRHWLNQGTQCPQVFVSTNFHSLVQLKLLPDTPLVQYLTMETHEDGDELIFFYQLKEGVSTVSHAANIAALAGVPPKVIARGVEVSELIRNGKPIRRIDHPSKGSQLERCKSLVEKFLCLDLDDPHVDLEKFMSQEVLPSAASIL
- the MSH5 gene encoding mutS protein homolog 5 isoform X2 gives rise to the protein MSTTASLNTHCLPPPLPGPEQEEEQEQPQIYMCVLWYAGLLGITYYDTGDCSVYFMPDMPDNEDLKLLQKVIDEVLPRCIVTSAKQDHNIAKFLTNMGAATGDVDKPEIVLFPNMDFGLEVSKQRILSRQFPFIPSHMTATEKILYLSSIIPFESPLMVRALGGLLKFLDRRRIGVELEDSTIGVPILAFKKFVLMDIVNMDQDTFCVLQIFKSEVHPSVYKLSSGLKEGLSLYGILNRCRCKWGEKLMRLWLMRPTRNLTELNKRLDVIQFFLLAQNHETVLTLQDCLKNIKNVPQILRRMNLSHTKVSDWQALYKTVYSAVCLRDTCRSLPSSIELFQTISQVFTDDLHYIASLISKVVDFESSISENRFTVRPNVDSTIDEKKRKLMGLSDFLTEVARKELETLDNRIPSCCVIYIPLIGFLLSIPRLPTMVDKSDFEIEGLDFMFLSEDKLHYRSARTKELDSILGDLHCEIRDQETLIMHQMQTKILEKSAVLNNVIEYTAHLDVLLALAVMARENSYSRPCFTHRHGIHIKDGRHPLMELCAKTFVPNPVDSGEANGRIKILTGPNSSGKSVYLKMVGLITFMALIGSYVPAAEAEIGAVDGIYTRIHSRESVSVGLSTFMIDLNQVAKAVNNATERSLVLIDEFGKGTNTVDGLSLLVAVLRHWLNQGTQCPQVFVSTNFHSLVQLKLLPDTPLVQYLTMETHEDGDELIFFYQLKEGVSELIRNGKPIRRIDHPSKGSQLERCKSLVEKFLCLDLDDPHVDLEKFMSQEVLPSAASIL